In Luteitalea sp., the DNA window TCTGCCGGCGCTTCCACGCGACACCTTGCAGGCCTGCTTGGAAGCGGGCGCCGTCTTTCTAGGAGCGGTCGGCGATCCGGCGTTCGACAACCTACCGCGCGAGGGGCGCATCGAGACCGCCCTGCTCATGCTCCGAGAGCGCCTCGGTGTCTACGCCAATCTACGTCCCGCCCGCGCCTGGCCGGGCCTCGAGGAGGCCTCTCCGTTCAAGCCAGAGCGAACCGCGGGCGCCAACCTGCTCATCGTCCGCGAGCTGCTCGGGGGCCTATACTTCGGTGAGCCCCGCGGAATCGAGGACGATGGCACCAGTGCTTACAACACGCTGCGCTATACGGAGCCGGAGGTGGCGCGCGTGGCGGATGTGGCGTTCACGTTGGCCGCAGCGCGACGCGGGCGGATGACATCGGTCGACAAGGCCAACGCGCTCGAGACCTCGCAGCTCTGGCGTCGTGTGGTCAAGGAGGCCGCGCCCCGGTTTCCAGACGTGACGCTCGAGCACGTGCTCGTCGACTCCTGTGCCATGCGGCTGGCACTCGCGCCCGCGAGCTTCGACGTCATCCTCACCGAGAACACCTTCGGGGATATTCTCTCGGACGAGGCGGCCGCCATCGGTGGATCGCTGGGCCTGTTGCCCTCGGCGAGCCTCGGCAATGGGCCGGCGCTCTACGAGCCGGTGCATGGCTCTGCGCCAGCGATTGCGGGAAAGGACATCGCCAACCCAATTGGCGCAATCCTCTCAGTGGCGCTGATGTTCCGCCACAGCTTCGACGCCGACGAAGAAGCACGGACCATCGAGCAGGCCGTGGCGGACAGCCTCGCTCGAGGCGCCCGCACCGCCGACCTGGCGCCTCCTGGCGCGCGCTCACTTACATGCTCCGAGATGGCCGCCGCGATAGCGGACCGCGTTGCCGAAGCAAGCTAGTGGGCTGTAGCCGCTGAATCGGTAACGGTCTGTGGTGCCGGATACCGCCTCATTCCGTTGTGTGCTACCATCACGCTCTGCCTGGGTGCCCACGAGGGCATAACGGGGAAGACCGGTGCAAATCCGGCGCGGTCCCGCCACTGTGAGTGAAGGCGCGTCGCTTCGAAATACCACTCGGCCAGTAGCCGGGGAAGGTGAAGCGGCCCAGCAAACGGCACGAACGTTCGCTACCTTCCGAGCCAGGAGACCTACCCAGGGGTTCTGCGGTCGACTTTCTGCGACGACAGAGAGTGCGCACTGGAACCTCCGGCGTCACGCCGCCCTTCCAACGCACTCCTTCATCGTTGCCGCCGTCGGTCTGCCGCGCTGCCCGCGGAGGCAACGCTCATGGTTCGGATTGTTGCTCGCCCTTGTCGGCTAATCCCAGCCGCCTTCAGCATTGCGTGTCTCATTGCCCTGCCGTCCCGACTGGACGCGCAGACGGCTCCCGCGATTACCGGCACGGCGTTCGACGAAGCCGGTGCGGTTCTCCCTGGCGCTCGTGTCACGGTCGCCGATAGGGACGGTCGCGTCGTGCGCACGACTGTCACCGATGGCACCGGCGCTTTCGCGATCGAGACGTTGAGGCCAGGCACCTATACCGTCGCAGTCGAACTAGCGCTGTACGCCACAGCCACCCAGTCGGTGACGGTGCCCGCCCGTGGCGTCGCGCCGCCCGTGCGCGCCGTTCTCGAGGGCGGCGGGTTCTCGGAGAGCGTTGTCGTCAGCGCACGACGCGTCGAGACGCGCGTTGCCGAGACGCCCCAGAAGGTCGAGATCATCGACGGCGCCGACATCGACCGCACAGTGGCCACGGATCTGACCGATGTCCTGAAGAAGGCCGCTGGCGTGGACGTCATTCAATACAACGGCGTCTTGTCAGGCATTGGTATTCGAGGATTCCGCCCGCAGTTCTCCGGCATCAATAAGCGCTCGTTGCTCTTGATCGACGGGCGGCCTTCGGGCGTGACGAACCTGGCGACCTTGCAGGTGGACAGCGTCGAACGCATCGAGGTCCTCAAAGGCGCCGCGTCGTCAGTCTACGGCTCCTCGGCGATGGGCGGCGTCGTCAATGTCATCACGCGGCAGTCTCGCGGCAAGCTTACCGGCACGGCGCGCCTCGGCGGCGGCAGCTTCGCGACGTCCGAGCTCTCGGGGCGCGTGGGCGGCAGCGCGTCATCGCGGGTGGACTTCGACCTTGGCGGCAACGCGTTCGATCAACGTGACGACTACCGCATGGGCAATGGCGAGGTGCGGCCGGCCACCAGCTACAAAACCTACGACGGCTCCGCACGTGTGGGAGTGAACTTGGGCGCGTGGCGTCTCGAAGCACGCGGGAATGGCTACCGCGGGCGCGACATCATGACGCCGGGCGACCTGTTCACGGGCGTGAGCTCCCAAGGTCGCAAGAACCTCGAGCGCTCGAGTCAGGACGCGCGCCTCACAGGCCTCGTCGGCGGCCACGCCCTCTCGGTCACGGGCTACCACGCCGACGAATCGAGTCACACCTTCAACGTCACGACAACGAACCCACTCGACCAGCCGTATCTGCCCTACCTGTCGTTCGAGAGCGACCTCGGCTGGGCCGGCCTGCAGCTGAGGGATGCCTGGAGCTGGTCAGATCAGAACAACGTCGTCGTTGGCTTCGACTACGAGAAGGTCACGAGCGTCAGTCGATCGTACCTGCGTACGGGAGATCGGTCCGCCCCGTTTTCGGCGGACAACAACAAACGCACAGCCGGGTTCTATGGGGAGAACACGCTAAGACTCCGCGACGGACGCATGGTCGTGACGCTCGGTGGTCGTGTGGACCACATTG includes these proteins:
- the leuB gene encoding 3-isopropylmalate dehydrogenase, whose amino-acid sequence is MYIRLAILPGDGIGPEVVAAAERVLGATASRFGHQVDSRRWPIGGAALRLDLPALPRDTLQACLEAGAVFLGAVGDPAFDNLPREGRIETALLMLRERLGVYANLRPARAWPGLEEASPFKPERTAGANLLIVRELLGGLYFGEPRGIEDDGTSAYNTLRYTEPEVARVADVAFTLAAARRGRMTSVDKANALETSQLWRRVVKEAAPRFPDVTLEHVLVDSCAMRLALAPASFDVILTENTFGDILSDEAAAIGGSLGLLPSASLGNGPALYEPVHGSAPAIAGKDIANPIGAILSVALMFRHSFDADEEARTIEQAVADSLARGARTADLAPPGARSLTCSEMAAAIADRVAEAS
- a CDS encoding TonB-dependent receptor plug domain-containing protein, whose translation is MVRIVARPCRLIPAAFSIACLIALPSRLDAQTAPAITGTAFDEAGAVLPGARVTVADRDGRVVRTTVTDGTGAFAIETLRPGTYTVAVELALYATATQSVTVPARGVAPPVRAVLEGGGFSESVVVSARRVETRVAETPQKVEIIDGADIDRTVATDLTDVLKKAAGVDVIQYNGVLSGIGIRGFRPQFSGINKRSLLLIDGRPSGVTNLATLQVDSVERIEVLKGAASSVYGSSAMGGVVNVITRQSRGKLTGTARLGGGSFATSELSGRVGGSASSRVDFDLGGNAFDQRDDYRMGNGEVRPATSYKTYDGSARVGVNLGAWRLEARGNGYRGRDIMTPGDLFTGVSSQGRKNLERSSQDARLTGLVGGHALSVTGYHADESSHTFNVTTTNPLDQPYLPYLSFESDLGWAGLQLRDAWSWSDQNNVVVGFDYEKVTSVSRSYLRTGDRSAPFSADNNKRTAGFYGENTLRLRDGRMVVTLGGRVDHI